One window of Salegentibacter sp. Hel_I_6 genomic DNA carries:
- a CDS encoding metallophosphatase domain-containing protein, with the protein MKLICISDTHNKHREIPIPDGDVLIHAGDITEGGTKREVVDFLNWFSSQPHEQKIFIAGNHDFYFEKTSEKEVQEIIPGNIHYLENNGVNINGINFWGSPVTPGDGTWAFNKKQEIDNHWEQIPKDTQVLITHTPPYKIKDVLNNGRHIGCASLLKAIQNREINFHVFGHVHDSYGITNISGTKFINASCLDNKYRYLHKPLEVLTKNIF; encoded by the coding sequence ATGAAATTGATTTGCATTTCAGATACTCATAATAAACACAGGGAAATTCCAATTCCCGATGGCGATGTATTAATACATGCAGGTGATATTACCGAAGGTGGCACAAAAAGAGAAGTTGTAGATTTTCTAAATTGGTTTTCTTCACAACCGCACGAGCAAAAAATTTTTATTGCTGGAAATCACGATTTCTATTTTGAAAAAACCAGCGAAAAAGAGGTTCAGGAAATTATTCCTGGCAATATTCATTATTTAGAGAATAATGGCGTTAATATTAATGGAATTAATTTTTGGGGTTCCCCGGTAACTCCTGGGGATGGCACCTGGGCTTTTAATAAAAAACAGGAAATAGACAATCACTGGGAACAAATTCCAAAAGACACTCAAGTACTTATAACCCATACCCCGCCCTACAAAATTAAAGATGTTCTAAATAACGGCCGGCATATTGGATGCGCTTCGTTATTGAAGGCTATACAAAATCGAGAAATTAATTTTCACGTTTTTGGCCATGTTCACGATTCTTATGGAATTACGAATATATCAGGAACAAAATTTATAAATGCATCCTGCCTGGATAATAAGTATAGATATCTTCACAAACCTTTAGAGGTTCTTACAAAAAACATCTTTTAA
- a CDS encoding DUF3098 domain-containing protein, whose translation MSKKQQPTDHKKYFIFKKKNYQFMFIGLAVITLGFILMAGGGSDDPNTFNPDIYNFQRIRLAPTLVLLGFAIEVYAILLNPKK comes from the coding sequence ATGAGTAAAAAACAGCAACCTACAGATCACAAAAAATATTTCATTTTCAAAAAAAAGAACTACCAGTTTATGTTTATTGGGCTGGCAGTAATAACCCTGGGTTTCATCCTTATGGCCGGTGGCGGCAGTGATGATCCAAACACTTTTAATCCAGACATTTATAATTTCCAGCGTATTCGCCTGGCTCCCACCCTCGTACTTCTTGGATTTGCAATAGAAGTATATGCCATTTTATTAAATCCTAAAAAATAA
- a CDS encoding undecaprenyl-diphosphate phosphatase yields the protein MNELDAVILGIIQGLTEFLPVSSSGHLELGKALLGDNSIPSESLLFTVILHAATALSTLVVFWKDVVEIFKGLFQFKWNEEFKFSLKIIVSMIPAAVIGVFFEEQLESLFGGNIIFVGFMLIVTALLLWLADKAKNTDKPVSYSNAFVIGVSQAIAILPGISRSGATISTSVLLGNDKTKAARFSFLMVVPLILGKIAKDLLDGNLMESTTSFSVLAIGFVSAFIAGLAACTWMISIVKKSKLSYFAIYCFIAGIVSIAVSYYN from the coding sequence TTGAACGAACTAGATGCCGTAATTCTTGGAATTATTCAGGGGCTTACCGAATTTCTTCCTGTTTCATCCAGCGGGCACCTCGAACTTGGTAAAGCATTATTAGGTGATAATAGTATCCCTAGCGAATCTTTACTCTTCACGGTAATTCTTCACGCGGCAACCGCACTTAGTACACTGGTAGTTTTCTGGAAAGATGTTGTTGAAATTTTTAAAGGACTTTTTCAATTTAAATGGAACGAAGAATTTAAATTCTCCTTGAAAATTATTGTTTCTATGATTCCAGCGGCTGTTATCGGAGTTTTCTTCGAAGAACAATTAGAGAGTCTTTTTGGTGGAAACATCATCTTTGTTGGGTTTATGCTTATCGTCACAGCACTCCTATTATGGCTGGCAGATAAAGCGAAAAACACCGACAAACCTGTAAGCTACAGCAACGCTTTTGTGATAGGTGTTTCCCAGGCTATAGCAATATTACCCGGTATTTCCCGAAGCGGCGCTACAATTTCTACTTCTGTGCTTCTTGGCAACGACAAAACAAAAGCAGCACGATTTTCCTTCTTAATGGTAGTACCTTTAATTTTGGGGAAAATTGCTAAAGATCTTTTAGATGGCAATTTAATGGAAAGCACCACTTCTTTTTCGGTTCTTGCTATTGGCTTTGTTTCAGCTTTTATCGCGGGACTGGCAGCTTGTACCTGGATGATTAGTATAGTAAAAAAGAGTAAACTTTCTTATTTTGCTATTTACTGTTTTATCGCTGGAATTGTTTCCATAGCTGTTTCCTATTACAATTAA
- the truB gene encoding tRNA pseudouridine(55) synthase TruB, protein MTTEIEKFTPEDFKNGQILVFDKPLEWTSFQLVNKVRWLIRKSCGIKKIKVGHAGTLDPLATGVLVICTGKFTKKITELQGTEKEYTGTFTLGATTPSYDLETEIDKTFETEHISEENLEEASLQLTGEIEQTPPVYSALKKDGKRLYEYARKGEKIEIKSRPVTIKEFEVDAPRFPEVDFRIVCSKGTYIRSMANDYGIALGSGAYLSALKRTRVGEFVIEDALDLSSFEKLLPSA, encoded by the coding sequence ATGACCACAGAAATTGAAAAATTCACTCCCGAAGATTTTAAAAATGGCCAGATCCTGGTTTTCGATAAACCTTTGGAATGGACCTCTTTTCAATTAGTTAACAAGGTGCGCTGGTTAATTAGAAAAAGTTGTGGGATAAAAAAAATAAAAGTAGGCCATGCAGGCACTTTAGATCCTTTGGCAACCGGTGTTTTAGTAATTTGTACGGGAAAGTTTACCAAAAAAATAACCGAGTTACAGGGAACTGAGAAAGAATACACCGGCACCTTTACATTGGGAGCAACTACACCATCTTACGATTTGGAAACCGAAATTGATAAAACCTTTGAGACCGAGCATATTTCAGAAGAAAATTTAGAAGAGGCCTCCTTACAACTTACAGGAGAGATTGAACAAACACCACCCGTTTATTCAGCTTTAAAAAAAGATGGAAAACGTTTATATGAATATGCCAGAAAAGGAGAGAAAATAGAAATAAAAAGTAGGCCGGTAACTATTAAGGAATTTGAAGTTGATGCACCACGGTTTCCGGAAGTAGATTTTAGAATAGTTTGTAGCAAAGGCACCTATATTAGAAGTATGGCCAACGACTATGGCATCGCCCTGGGTTCTGGAGCTTACCTCTCTGCCCTAAAACGCACCCGCGTTGGAGAATTTGTTATAGAAGATGCTTTAGACCTCTCATCTTTTGAAAAATTACTACCTTCAGCATAA
- a CDS encoding energy transducer TonB, producing MDFFDKHKALIITVLFCSVLILGLYNFSLSQKQKIQQEMLVDLEEYTSPEEEEEIPEEEPEPRTTPNSRETHRAFNENQEARAENFNRELDEILEQNSAQQEENSENESETSSLGTFPTGNKSESKKRSDGDNSSEDISTQSGSLRNSSISFSLRGRNAVAIPNPIYTCDLRGKIVVNIRVNAEGRVINTSINKGSSSSNNECLTEKALEYAANARFSRLAGRDEQPGTITYNFKP from the coding sequence ATGGATTTTTTCGATAAACATAAAGCCCTCATCATTACCGTACTTTTCTGTTCGGTTTTAATACTTGGCCTTTATAATTTTAGCCTATCTCAAAAACAAAAAATTCAGCAGGAAATGTTGGTAGATTTGGAAGAATACACCTCTCCTGAAGAGGAAGAAGAAATCCCCGAAGAAGAACCTGAACCCCGAACCACCCCAAATAGCCGGGAGACCCATAGGGCGTTTAATGAAAATCAAGAAGCAAGAGCTGAAAATTTTAATAGGGAATTAGATGAAATCTTAGAGCAGAATAGCGCTCAACAGGAGGAAAATTCAGAAAACGAAAGTGAAACTTCCAGCCTTGGAACTTTCCCTACTGGTAACAAATCAGAATCTAAAAAGAGATCTGATGGTGATAATTCCTCAGAAGATATTTCTACACAATCTGGAAGTTTAAGAAATAGCTCAATCTCTTTTTCGCTTCGCGGAAGAAATGCCGTCGCTATCCCAAACCCCATTTACACCTGTGATTTACGGGGTAAAATCGTAGTTAATATTCGCGTAAATGCTGAAGGAAGAGTTATAAATACCAGTATTAATAAAGGGAGTTCAAGCTCAAATAACGAATGCTTAACAGAAAAAGCGCTCGAATATGCGGCAAACGCAAGGTTTTCCCGCTTAGCTGGTAGAGATGAGCAACCTGGAACAATTACTTATAATTTTAAACCTTAA
- a CDS encoding DNA-3-methyladenine glycosylase I yields MEKINRCGWCEGDSLYEAYHDNEWGVPVYDDATIFEFLILETFQAGLSWITVLKKRENFRKALDDFDYKKIAKYSEDKIQELLKNPGIIRNKLKVRATVTNAQAFMEVQKEHDSFSKYIWSFVDGEPVHNRIKNYKEAAATTSISDKLSKDLKKKGFKFVGSTVMYAHMQATGMVNDHEVSCFRHAEIKNISKEENR; encoded by the coding sequence ATGGAAAAAATAAACCGCTGTGGATGGTGCGAAGGTGATTCTCTCTATGAAGCTTATCACGATAACGAATGGGGTGTTCCTGTTTATGATGATGCCACGATATTTGAATTTCTAATTTTGGAAACCTTTCAGGCAGGTTTAAGTTGGATTACCGTTTTAAAGAAACGCGAAAATTTTAGAAAAGCTTTGGATGATTTTGATTATAAAAAGATCGCAAAATATTCTGAAGATAAAATTCAGGAATTACTTAAAAACCCCGGAATTATTAGAAACAAATTGAAAGTTAGGGCTACGGTAACCAATGCACAAGCCTTTATGGAAGTTCAAAAAGAACACGATAGTTTTAGTAAATATATTTGGAGTTTTGTAGATGGAGAACCTGTACATAACCGAATAAAAAATTACAAAGAAGCTGCCGCAACTACCAGTATTAGCGATAAACTTAGTAAAGATCTCAAAAAGAAAGGCTTTAAATTTGTTGGGTCAACAGTAATGTATGCGCATATGCAGGCCACCGGTATGGTTAACGATCACGAGGTATCTTGTTTTAGACACGCTGAAATAAAGAATATTTCAAAGGAGGAAAACCGATAA